Proteins from one uncultured Desulfuromonas sp. genomic window:
- a CDS encoding lipid II flippase MurJ translates to MSARVYLRNLAFNWGGHAATLVVMFFLSPYIVGKLDVVSYGIWSLLNVLTGYMGIFDLGVRASIGRHVALYLGKEDSVGVDETIRAGFGFFSLAGLLILLAGVGLGWLFPSIFEGVSPEYYDTVRILLPLMAVNVWLSAVAAIYSSVLAGHDRFDVARGVDVVVLVVRTLGTIYVLENGWGLWGLVVAVLCGNVCAVFCNRIYAGRVHKLLRSFPFLYSKERLGELFGYGVPAAISNSAIKIIGQSNLVVVGLILGIDSVREYNVGAMLILYTFTFIKLIGRTFFPSIQKSISAGRDGEARHLFFRQIRVSLIAGLVVYLGYFFYSKPFIRLWMLQDNFDLTSVHSSAQVMSVLALANLPILFTSPCKGYLAAQGFVKFNAAISILEALVSVLLSVVFALVFHYGLAGVAAGTLVGRLLISSILMPYHLSKNSKIRIGKFVKEAVVPGVLSGGLFSFLSFSLINLWSPMSWAVFFLQITILLVLWIPIFYFFLLPEEYKRRKICASC, encoded by the coding sequence ATGAGTGCACGCGTTTATCTGCGTAATTTGGCATTTAACTGGGGAGGGCATGCTGCCACGCTTGTGGTGATGTTTTTTCTGTCGCCATATATAGTTGGCAAGCTTGATGTCGTCTCCTATGGTATCTGGAGCCTATTGAATGTACTGACCGGTTACATGGGAATCTTTGACCTCGGGGTACGAGCTAGCATCGGTCGCCATGTGGCGCTTTATCTGGGCAAGGAAGATTCGGTTGGTGTTGATGAAACCATCCGAGCCGGTTTTGGTTTTTTCAGCTTGGCTGGACTGTTGATCCTGCTGGCTGGAGTCGGGTTGGGCTGGTTGTTTCCGTCAATCTTTGAAGGCGTTAGCCCTGAATATTACGATACAGTTCGTATTCTCTTGCCGTTGATGGCTGTTAATGTTTGGCTGTCGGCTGTTGCAGCAATCTATTCGAGCGTATTGGCCGGACATGATCGCTTTGATGTTGCTCGCGGGGTGGACGTGGTTGTCTTGGTCGTCCGCACGTTGGGCACCATTTATGTCTTGGAAAACGGTTGGGGCCTTTGGGGGCTGGTTGTTGCTGTTCTTTGCGGAAATGTTTGCGCTGTATTTTGCAATCGAATTTATGCAGGACGAGTTCATAAGCTGTTACGTAGCTTCCCTTTCTTGTACTCTAAGGAACGTTTGGGAGAACTTTTTGGGTATGGTGTTCCTGCGGCCATTTCTAATTCGGCGATAAAAATTATTGGGCAGAGCAATCTTGTTGTTGTGGGGCTTATATTAGGGATTGACTCAGTGCGTGAATACAATGTCGGAGCCATGCTTATTCTCTATACCTTCACGTTTATCAAGCTCATTGGACGGACTTTTTTCCCTTCCATACAAAAAAGTATTTCGGCAGGGCGTGATGGTGAAGCCCGACATCTCTTTTTTCGTCAAATCAGAGTCTCTTTGATTGCTGGCTTGGTTGTTTACCTAGGCTATTTTTTTTACTCAAAACCTTTTATACGCTTATGGATGTTGCAAGATAATTTTGACCTGACTTCAGTTCATTCCTCTGCCCAGGTTATGAGTGTCTTGGCGTTAGCAAATTTGCCCATATTATTTACAAGCCCGTGTAAAGGCTATCTTGCTGCTCAAGGGTTTGTAAAATTCAATGCGGCAATTTCCATACTCGAAGCATTAGTTTCGGTGCTCTTATCCGTTGTCTTCGCACTTGTTTTTCATTATGGCCTTGCCGGGGTTGCCGCTGGCACACTTGTTGGCCGACTCTTGATCTCATCAATTCTTATGCCCTACCATCTTTCTAAAAATTCAAAGATAAGAATAGGTAAATTTGTGAAAGAAGCAGTTGTTCCTGGCGTACTGTCCGGGGGGCTGTTTTCTTTTTTAAGTTTTAGTTTGATAAACTTGTGGAGCCCAATGTCATGGGCTGTATTTTTTTTGCAGATTACAATACTCCTTGTTTTATGGATTCCGATTTTTTATTTTTTCCTGTTGCCTGAAGAATATAAGAGACGGAAAATCTGTGCATCTTGTTAA
- a CDS encoding acyltransferase: MANGRDLSLDFMRVMGVLIIMLAHSDPPKWLFQLRNFGTPLLIVASALTYSTIYKERKINIIPFLIRRVTKITIPSWVFLTIFFLIFLVSYSSLDEEYPFTNYQIVTSYLFWSGIGYVWILKIYLTIAFIIPIFDRIDKSTISNRMYFSSIIILYIFYEFVYFSCAEFLYSVPFLKGSLFTIFPYVLVFAYGYRLNNFDNWLVFKITLYAAFAFCSIAILAYIFEGKFFQTQYFKYPPRVYYLSYALMCTNIMFLLSRSRIMVIFPKNILIWFSSNSLWIYLWHILGIYILRIFNYGGGRDFFTSLYVAIFILSFGTILTFIQGKVVYFVSGSRDTALCRLMSYVFTN; this comes from the coding sequence ATGGCTAATGGTCGAGACTTATCTTTAGACTTTATGCGAGTCATGGGGGTATTGATCATTATGCTTGCTCACTCAGACCCCCCTAAATGGCTATTTCAATTGCGCAACTTTGGCACTCCTTTGTTGATTGTTGCTTCAGCTTTGACGTATTCAACTATATATAAAGAAAGAAAAATAAATATAATACCCTTTCTTATAAGGAGGGTTACAAAGATTACAATTCCGTCTTGGGTTTTTCTAACTATATTTTTTTTGATATTTTTAGTTTCGTATTCTTCCCTTGATGAAGAGTATCCATTTACAAATTATCAAATAGTTACATCTTACCTTTTTTGGTCAGGAATTGGTTATGTTTGGATATTAAAAATTTATTTGACTATTGCTTTTATCATACCAATTTTTGATAGAATAGATAAATCAACTATTTCAAATAGAATGTATTTTTCATCAATAATAATTCTATATATATTTTATGAATTTGTATATTTTTCCTGCGCAGAATTTTTATATTCTGTTCCTTTTCTTAAAGGATCATTATTTACCATCTTTCCATATGTTTTAGTGTTTGCTTATGGTTATAGGTTGAATAATTTTGATAATTGGTTGGTATTTAAAATTACATTGTATGCAGCATTTGCTTTTTGTTCTATTGCTATTTTAGCTTATATTTTCGAGGGAAAATTCTTTCAAACTCAGTATTTTAAGTATCCTCCGAGAGTGTATTATTTGTCATATGCTTTGATGTGTACAAATATTATGTTTTTACTTTCTAGAAGTAGAATTATGGTTATTTTCCCAAAAAATATTTTGATCTGGTTCTCATCAAATTCATTATGGATATACTTATGGCATATACTTGGCATCTATATTTTGAGAATTTTTAATTATGGAGGAGGGCGTGATTTTTTCACCTCGTTGTATGTTGCTATTTTTATTTTGAGCTTTGGAACAATATTGACCTTTATACAAGGTAAAGTTGTTTATTTTGTCTCGGGAAGTCGCGATACGGCTCTTTGTCGTCTAATGTCATACGTGTTTACGAATTAA